The sequence TTGGTTTAGGTTCATGATGCTGGCATTGTAAAAGTTGTTTGGGTTTCTCCTGAACATGGTGATGCTGTTGCTTGTATTTGTTCTGATGGGAGTTTGTCTTTGTGGGAGGAGGTTGTAGAAGGTACTTGctttatttattacaattcCCTTTGGCATTGTTTGAATTAATCATCTAGaagaatttaattcaattgaattcttCCAACAATCATGTCATTTTGGgatgatttcatttctttcataaTGCTTGTCGTGAGGTAAGGGAagatttataaagtaaatgaGGCAGTAGAGATTTTAGTTTTACTTTGTTTGGGAAGGATgaatattaaatgaatgtTTTAGGAGGAAAGTTAGAGTTTCTAAACTTTACTTTCTCAACCTACCAATTTGGTGGGTTGTGATATGAAGGGGTTGGATGTGTTTAATAACCTTTAGAAAATCTATCTTCTAAAACTCTATTTTCTAATTGCTACTCCCTCCCAGAACAAGATTGGTTTACTAGACCTTATTAAACCTTAAAAAAACCTTAGAAAATCCAAATCCAAACAGAGCATCAGTTTTATGAGATCTTGCAAGTATGAGAAATGAGTAAATAGAATTGAACTGAAACAAATGAATCCCTGCACTTTTAAACTCTCCAACCACACTTTTTTTCCCCTGTTTTTCCTCTACCTTAGACTGTTCCCTTAACATTAGATAATATAGTGGTATATTGCCAATTATCTTGTGAAATTGAGGCCAAATTCTAGTGTTAGCTTTATGTTCTGTGAcctttttttatccttttcctCTTGTCTAGATTCACAGCTTCAATGGAAGCTTTCTAGAAGCTTTCAAAGCAAGGGAAATAAAGTGTTAGATGTTCAATTTGGATTTTCGcgtacaattttaaaaatggtgagtttatccatttatttattttctccttGCTggttgtttctttcttttctttttgatcaAAAGAGACCATCTAATAGAAACTGCAATGTGTTAGAAAGTCTAaagtattaatattaatgatcATGGATTTTATAGCTGAAAGTAGTATTCAGAAGCGTCGGATCTGTATCTTGTGCTTGGTTTTATACCTTCATGACTTGCATTGggtatatgtatttttaaccTTTTTCCCATTGTTCCACCCagaaattaattgaataaCAGTCCTTTATGCATCATTCTTCACTGCCTCTTACACAATGACGATGCATAGAATTGCtgttcaatatataatttacttttatatagtTTATAGGTTGTGGCTTACTCAGATGGTAATCTGAAAGTCTACGAGCTCTTGGATCCCCTGGAGTTGAAGAATTGGCAGCTTCAGGTTATCACCCTTGTATgcaatttctaatttaaattagagtttttaaagatttctttccttcttgttcatgtcctttttcttttcctcgcCAGGCTGAATTCCAGAATGTTATTGATTCAGTATCTACATTTGGGAGAGCAATTTGCTTTTCTGCATCTATTTCTTGGAACCCACAAAGGGCTGAAAACCAGGACTTGAGCTTTGTTCTGGGCTTCAATTCAGATACACCACAGTTGAACTCTTCGAAGGTTGGTAAAGTGTGTCTAGTTTGAGAGctaattttgctatttttttatttgtttgtttgtagTCTGTGTTGATGGGAACTTTGTTGATTCAACTTCTCAAACTTTCCAACAACAAAAACACATCTGTCTGAATCATCATTAGTTGTACCTGATGTCACATTGATATATGCAAGTTCACACAAGGAAATTATGTTGCACTAAAAAGTTTTGCTTAAAGTATTATAGTGCTTGCTGAAGAACTTTTAAGAtgattaagaaagaaaagctaaTGAGTTATAACATTGCTTAAGTTAATTGTGTAATAGATTCCTGCAGGTGTGGGAGTTTGATCAGGCGCATCAAAGATGGCTTCCAGTTGCAGAGTTGGCTTTGCCTGCAGACAAAAGCGATCAGGTTTTTGCTGTTGCGTGGGCACCCAACATTGGGCGGTAaggaattatttattatgaaaatgaaaatgtttCATGTGTAGGCAAATGGTAGGAAGCCCAATTTTTGGATATAGTATAGTGATATAATACTTAACATTATTAGTAAATGAGATATTCAGTTGGACACTATCTGGAATGCTGATGAACAGTTGGATGATTCTGGATTAGGATAAGTTCGGACCAAATTGCTTCTGGCTGTCAAATGTTCTTGCTCctttatttttagttgtaCAAGTTACAGTAGCACCATAAATACTAAACCTTGGTTGTATTTCCATTTAGGCCATATGAGGTGTTAGCCGTTTCTACTCACAAAGGAATTGCAATATGGCATCTAGGATTGAACCCTGATGTGGATGGAAGACTATCAGTGGAAAAGGTTGCATTGCTCTCGGGATTTGAAGGCGAGGTACGTGATCTATACTAATCTGTGGAATAATTTATAgctgaattttaattttcttcatGGAGACGGTTTAAGCTGTACTATGATAGTGAATTCTAAAGAAGGAGATATTCCATTTTGGCTTGTTGTATCATTTGGACTCAGAAATCTAACTTTTCAAATGGATAACTAGGAGACTAAGATTTGAGTAAAGTCGCCTTCTCCTAGATGAGAAGGGTGCTCCTGGGttaatttggttttatttcattaacttatttttgttgaaaatTGTATTTGTTTGTGATCATCAGGTGTGGCAGATGGAATGGGACATAAGTGGAATGACATTAGCGACCACAGGAACTGATGGGGTTGTAAGGCTCTGGCAATCCAACTTGAATGGTGTTTGGCATGAGCAAGCTGCATTTGATTCCAGTTAAGACCCTGTGCAGAACatcttttttatcaaatctTGCTTCTgccattttccttttctgctGCCAAGGAAAAACATGGTTCAAATACTCCAGTTTGCCTACAACTATTTTTTCTaatgtttatgtttgaattgCGGAAATTGAGATCACCCACAACAGCTTGCATTATTTTCATCCATCAGACTCGAGTGATTGCTTCAGaaagtaatttaatatctaaCCGAATGTATTTCAGAGCCCTCACTGTTATGGTTATTGGTTAATTTTCAGTATTTGTTGATACTGTTCTGTTGTATACGTTGTGACCGCCAAATGGTGGATGAGCATCATCTTATGTCATTTCAATTTAGTACTCATACATTCATAATTCATGCCAATAAGCAAAACATGAAGCTCCAAATCATAGACCGAAATAGGTGCAGAAGATGACTTATGTACCCTAATTCTTGTTGATATTTGGGCTGACTgctttatgttttatttttttcctgcAGTTTAATACCTACTATTTAATACCtactttcaattaataaattcattttgTAGGTGATTTACCTTCAAATCTAATCATTATAATACTTCtgcaaatattataatatatttttttaatttttctattaaattatataaaaaaaatattaatgtaaATACTGTATTATTAAAGTGGGCTTTTATTTTAGCATCATAAAAACGTTTCGGATATCTTTTCATAAATAGAATACCaaggaaaaaacaaattactttaaaa comes from Ricinus communis isolate WT05 ecotype wild-type chromosome 5, ASM1957865v1, whole genome shotgun sequence and encodes:
- the LOC8287748 gene encoding protein SEH1; protein product: MQRRGFRARQRELQCTVMEKAIATLDTGTTCSSWNYCGQRLATGSIDGYLSIFDPRDPGSSSFTRTSKIRVHDAGIVKVVWVSPEHGDAVACICSDGSLSLWEEVVEDSQLQWKLSRSFQSKGNKVLDVQFGFSRTILKMVVAYSDGNLKVYELLDPLELKNWQLQAEFQNVIDSVSTFGRAICFSASISWNPQRAENQDLSFVLGFNSDTPQLNSSKVWEFDQAHQRWLPVAELALPADKSDQVFAVAWAPNIGRPYEVLAVSTHKGIAIWHLGLNPDVDGRLSVEKVALLSGFEGEVWQMEWDISGMTLATTGTDGVVRLWQSNLNGVWHEQAAFDSS